The sequence CACTCATCCCATCCGGACCCGGTGCCTTATCTGGATGCATATCAAAAAGTGCTTTTCTCACTTCCTCCTTAGAGAACGGCGTCGTTAGGATCAAATTCAGATTACCATCAATCCTTGGAATCACACAATCCAAAATTTTTCTAGTGTCTTCAGATGTCGGGTTATCTGATGAGAACAGATCAGAGAAATATGATTCAATAATGGCTGCCATACTGCTAGGCTCAGTACACCAATCACCATGAGTAGAAACAAGACCCCAGATATGATTCTTTGCTCTCCTAGCGGAGGCAcaagcatgaaaatatttagaatTACGGTCCCCTTGTGCCAGCCAAGTAGCCCTACTTTGCTGCTTCCAATAAGACTCCTCTTTGGATGCCAAAGCTTCAATCTCACATTCGAGGACAACAATTTTCCTCTCAGAACCGTGCCACCTATTTTGAGTCTTCAGCATATTCAAATCTCTTCTTTTTTGTTTAAGCTTTTTCGGGATGTTACCAAAACGATTCTTAGCCCAAGAGCGGAGAGTCTCTGAACTTCTCAACAAACGAGCAGGGAGCGGTAAAGAAGAGTCAGATTTGCACCAGCCTTGCTCCACGACTTCAGCACATTCCTGGACAGTAGCCCAATGGTTCTCGAAACGaaaaacaaaatttatgtgCATAATCGGCTGATAAGAAATCCCAAGGTCAAGTAAGATAGGGCGATGGTCAGAGTGAAAGAACTCAAGCGATTGAACTCTAGCAACTGGAAAAAGAATCCTCCAATCAAATGATGCCACATATCTATCCAACCTTTCAAAGATGAGATGCTCGCGAGCCCGACGGTTAACCCAAGTAAAGAAATCACCAATCCCATGAAGATCCTGGAGAGAGCAAAAATCCATAGTTTCTCGAAAATCTCTAGTTTGAGAAAGAGTTCGGGGAATGCCCCCAATTTTTTCcgcatcaaaacaaattttattgaAATCACCACCAACAAGCCAAGGAATCCTCTCAAATTCAGGAAGACTACTCAAACGACGAAGAAGTGACCAAGATACATGTCGCAAACAAGCTACAGGATTCCCATAGAAACCTATAAAACGCCAAGATTTTCCATCATGCATAACTAAACAGTCAATATGCAccgaagaaaaagaagaaatagAAACATCAAACGACTTTTTCCAAAAGAGAATCAAACCCCCACTCCGACCAACACAATTAACCACAAAATAACCTGAAAACCCCAAAACAACGTTCCACCTATTACAATTATAATCCCTCAATTTTGTCTCACAGAGGAAGAGGAGGGACGGGTCCTTTTCAGCGACAAGTCGCTTTAGTTCACGGAACGCTCTTTGGTTCCCAAGCCCTCGAGCGTTCCAACAAATGCAACTCATTGAATTCGGCGGGGTTGCTTAGCAACCACCGCCGTTAGAGACAAATCGAGATTATCAAGAACCTCTGAAGACTTCCGCTTATTCATTTCACTATCATATTCCCCTAACTGCTCCCTTGCAATACTGGTCAGATTTGCTTTTTTCTCGAACCCGACGTTTCCAAGACTTTAGCACTTGAGAATTTTGAACAGAGCCCAAGTCACAAATATTAGCAGGAATCACATACGAAAAACTAGGCAAAATTTCCTTTTCTGAGATCGTATTGGGAATCAAAGAACATTGATCCCTGTCAGCAGATAAAGAAATAGACATCATAGCATGCTCAGATACCTGGTCGTCAACTGGAGAAAAAATAGCAATATTTTGAGTTTCCCCATTTGCTGAAGTAGCCAACACACAGCCGAATGTGGTCATATTATCATGTGCTCCCCTAGATTCAGAGGACTCCGTATCAGCCTTTGATTTCCTTTCCGACCCCACGGTTGAAGAATTATTTCGTTGATCCGATGATTTCTCTGGATGAGACTGCCTAGATCGAGTACCACCTTTTGGATGAATCGCTCGTAGCCAAGACCCAAAATCCAGCTTCCCCTGTTCCACTGGAACAGTCGTACAATCTCTAAAGGAATGCCCTATGCATCCACAGTTATAACAATAGTCCGGTAATCTCTCGTACGCAAGAGGAACAATGATATCTTCATTATCTTGACGAGAAGAGATGCTGATAAATTTCTTAATAGGTTTGGATACATCAAGACGGACTCTAATACGAGCAAACCTACCCGAGGAGAAACCATCCTCGCGCGTATCCACCTCCTCCACCACTCCAATTTGGCTACCCACTTTCTTGAGAATATCCCTATGCATACAGGCCAGAGGAAGATTGTAGCATTGAGTCCATATAGAGATCGTGTCAAAAGACATGGTTCTAGAATTCTGCATACCTTTAGGTTCCACAAAAATTATCAgatctttaaaaaaattccatGGCCCACCTTTAAGAGCCCGTACCCGATCTTGCAAAGCCTTGAAATCTAGAACAAAGATATTGTCACCCATAGAAGTAATCTCTATATTTTTCATCGCTTGTAGGATTCGAGGCATCTGTTGTTTAAATGATTCCGGGTTTATCATCTTCGGATATAACACTTTGGCCACCAGACAGTAGGCAATACGCTGTTCCCCGATCGCCAGATCTTCATCATTTAGAATTAGTGTTTCGACCACTTAATTCTGTTTTGAAAGCTTTAATTCCGCCACCAATTTAGAAATTTCGTCCGGATCCATAATAAACCGAGATCAGAAGCAATTAGCCCCCTAATCAGAGAAGATCTGATAGGGGAAGAAATCTACAGAAATATAGGAAGAAAGCCCTACAGTAAAGTAGGAAAGGTGAGA comes from Henckelia pumila isolate YLH828 chromosome 4, ASM3356847v2, whole genome shotgun sequence and encodes:
- the LOC140864337 gene encoding uncharacterized protein isoform X2, with product MINPESFKQQMPRILQAMKNIEITSMGDNIFVLDFKALQDRVRALKGGPWNFFKDLIIFVEPKGMQNSRTMSFDTISIWTQCYNLPLACMHRDILKKVGSQIGVVEEVDTREDGFSSGRFARIRVRLDVSKPIKKFISISSRQDNEDIIVPLAYERLPDYCYNCGCIGHSFRDCTTVPVEQGKLDFGSWLRAIHPKGGTRSRQSHPEKSSDQRNNSSTVGSERKSKADTESSESRGAHDNMTTFGCVLATSANGETQNIAIFSPVDDQVSMGIL
- the LOC140864337 gene encoding uncharacterized protein isoform X1, whose amino-acid sequence is MINPESFKQQMPRILQAMKNIEITSMGDNIFVLDFKALQDRVRALKGGPWNFFKDLIIFVEPKGMQNSRTMSFDTISIWTQCYNLPLACMHRDILKKVGSQIGVVEEVDTREDGFSSDNEDIIVPLAYERLPDYCYNCGCIGHSFRDCTTVPVEQGKLDFGSWLRAIHPKGGTRSRQSHPEKSSDQRNNSSTVGSERKSKADTESSESRGAHDNMTTFGCVLATSANGETQNIAIFSPVDDQVSEHAMMSISLSADRDQCSLIPNTISEKEILPSFSYVIPANICDLGSVQNSQVLKSWKRRVREKSKSDQYCKGAVRGI